The genomic stretch ATATTTTACTCACCACCAATATTTTTACTAAACCAATGATAAATAAATTTATGTAATTTTAATAGTAATCGTAGTTGCTTATtgctttatatatatatatatatatatatatatatatatatatatatatatatatatatatatatattatatatatatatatatatatatatatatatatatatatatatatatatatatatatatatatacatgtacatacatatatatacatatcatatacatatatatatatatatatatatatatatatatatatatatatatatatatatatatatatatatatatatcatatatatacatgtacatatatatatatatacatatacatgtacatacatatatatacatatcATATACATGtacatacatatacatatacatacatacatatatatatcatatatatacatgtacatacatatatatacatatcATATACATgtatatacatatacatatacatatcATATACATGTATGTATATGTATgtacatacatacatatatatatatatatatatatatatatatatatatatatatatatataatatgtatatatatgtatgtatatgtatatataatatgtatgtatatgtatatataatatgtatatatgtatgtatatgtatatgtataatatgtatgtatatgtatatatataatatatatatatatatatatatatatatatatatatatatatatatatatatatatatatatatatatatatatataaaaataaaggGGATACATGAAAatggtatatatatatatatatatatatatatatatatatatatatatatatatatatatatatatatatatatatatatatatatatatatatatatatatatatatatatatatatatatatatatatatatatatatatatatatatatatatatatatatatataaaggggatacatGAAAATGGTATGGTCTATTTTTTTCCAATTTTATCCTTTATCAATTGTTACGATTACTATCAATTAttaaatttaataaaaaaacaaaaaaaaactcatttaTTAAATATGTAACTTCCATGAACACATCAAATAACTTCCTCCAACACATCAACTATACTAAATAACTTCCTCCAACACCACTATATATGATAACTGcatatttcaaaaataaaaacatttctttctttctctctctttctttctccaCGCCAAAGTTAGTAGAAAAATTCATAACCATACCAACCCCACATTTGCCTCCTTCCTCTTTTACtatatttttctcttccataaCCAAATCATTTTCTCAAATTCATTTTGAAATAAGAGGTACGagtgtgtttgaaatgaattgaATCTTAATTTCAGTGGATCGCTTCGAAGAAAATTGTTCACTGATTTAACTTTTTGATATATGGAGGATTATGTGGTTTAGATTTTGATTTCTATTACTCTTTTTCTGTGTTTTATCACTTACTTAATTTGGCCTAAAATTGATTGCAGTGTCTGTTTGAATGGATGGATTGAGTGATGGGTGTTATAGTAAGATGTGTGAGGTTAGAGATAGTTGTTCTTATTGTCTAAGGTGAAACACGGTGATGTATTTCTAAATATGAAGGATATATCATCATATCAACTTCCATGGTTGAATTTTTGACTTAATTAATGGTACTTGTGAAAGACGCAGAAATCAATTGAATATTCATGTAGCTTTTTATAAGGACTGAAGCTATACTATGGATATTTTGTTGCAAAAAATGTATGGATTGTGTAAAATGTGATATATCTTTTTGTCATaatcttgatctgattataattATAAGGATTCATTGTAGGTCTATTTCTTATGTCCTTAACTGACTTGCTCAATATTTATCTGTTGTAGGGAGAAGTTTTGGAAGTGAAAGTAAACAAATTAACATCAATAAAGACCCAACTCCCATACTCATATTATTCACTTCCTTATCTTGCACCCAAAAAAATACAAGATAGTGCAGAAAATCTTGGGGAAGTGCTTCGCGTTGACCGCATTGAAACTTCACTCTATGTGGTCAGTTTCACATGTTAATTCTTGAATCTTTATCAATTTATAAGAAAGGAATTCTTAATGAAATATATAGCTTTGGAAACATTTAACCTCTGAATTGGTTAGCCACCATGTTGGAAGGGTAGTTAGTTAATGGGTAATCACtctttaattagtttaattaattatatttaattgATTTAGTGGATTGTCATGTCCACAACTTCTAGAATCATATTGGTTGTTATATCTTATGAAAAATGTAAAGGAAAACAAGAGATCAAATGACTGTCAGTACATATTCTCTTTTAAAAGAAAACATAATAATAACACAAAATATAGTCAAAACCTATAACAACATATAGAATCGCCTCTCTTAAATTTTAGAATATAAGCTTCCAAATTTATGGTATATATAATAGTCATAAGAGAGAAGCTTACCGATAAGAAGATTTCCTGCTGCATCTATTGTTGCTGTCATTGAAACTGATAAGTTCTGTTCATTGTCGGATGATTCCAAACCAGAAATAGATGGATGGTCAACATAACCTGCCTCCATCAAGCCATGGTTCAATTGAAGAGAATTCAAGTTCTGAAGTGCGAGTAGGTGACCCTTCACGCCAAAcagaataaataaaataatacaGAAAACAATCAGACAACAAAATAAATTGATCAGATCAAAacattttattcattttaaaGGGTTTAGTTTTACTCATGATACGACAATATTCTATTTGCATGACCATGAACTTAGGATCAACAATCCAAACATTTTTGTTTTGGCACCGACATGTTTTAGATGAGTGGCTAGAATGCCCTAGCAGGATTTCAGAATCCAAAAGTCAAAGCCAACTAATATCCTGAAAGTCCTATGACATAACAAAACTCAAAATACAAAATCAAGTAAGACTAAGGCTTGAAATTTAAAACCATCCCACCTTTAATTTTAATTTTGGAGAGAAGCATTATTGTAGAAAAATGAAAGTTCAGAGGGAAATTTGAGATTTGAATGTTGAGAATGATTTTTCAACAGAGTACAGATAAACAAATTCCACAAACCAAAGAGTACAACTGCGTAGTCTTTGGCAAAATAAAACAAACTACATAGTAGTAAAGCATACCAAAGTGCTTTGTAGTTAATAGACTACATTGTTTGGAATAACGAAAGAATGAAGGGATTCAAAGGCATGCAAGATTGAGTCAGTTCAAGTTGTATAAAGACACACCTTTCTGGGCCTTACAGGAACATGAAACTCCATCCCCAATGCACGTGTATTTTTATAGgatatatttatatttttatagGAACATGAAACCTGATGAAACCTTTCACAGGGTCATCATAAAATTCTGCATATCTTCCTTTTGATGCAAAGTTCCTGTTAGCCTACATATCCATAATGAAATTGTTACTATGTGTCTGCAATCATATAACATCACACTGATATTGACAAGTCTGTAATAAAGAAAAATGTAAATCTATACCTATATATAAATAAAGTGGATATCATTTTTTGTGTAGCTTTTTTCCCTTCAATTTTTCCCATCATTTAAACTattttatttacaattttgtaTAATCAACTTTTTTCATATTTATTTTGCATTGCATTTTGACTTTGTTCTCTCTTAtagaatataattttttttaattttaattttacggtaaagatgaagatgaaataaatatttttgaCACTGTGTAATATTTATGCATCTAAATATGAAAATAATTACCAAGTACATAGTATGAAAATAATTACCAAGTACacaattttttaaattatattgtgttatttatttaaaaagaacTAAAGATAAATTATGCCATCTATATATAGGTGTAAGTAACTTATAACATGcataattaattttatttagtCTATAATATGTAGTGATTGAAGAAGAAAATTTATATCAAATCATCTTCTGATGATATATCAGTTTTCGATCAATTGTTTTTGTAGAGGATTCAGCATAGTTTCCAGTTGACAATTACATtaataaaatggaaaataataCCCGTCAAATATCAAGTCAACAACAGAGGTCAAGAAGGGCCGAAAATGAAAGGAAGAGGAGACAAAATATGAGCAACGAACAGAGAGAAAACAATTTGTCAAGACGACGTGAAAATTATAGGCGGCGAAAAGAGCACGAGAAACAAGCTCAAACATCTCGCCATATAAACAGTCAGTCGAGAGTTCCATTTCAAAATTTTACAAATATGACTTTTCCAAGATCACACTTTCAAGGAACTCATGACAGTGAAGCCGACCCAAGTAGAATTACACATGTTAATGATGTTGCACTTGGTTGGTGAtgatcaatatatatatatatatatatatatatatatatatatatatatatatattatatatatatatatatatatatatatattatacaTTACATTTCATAATTTTGTTCGCTTTCGTCATATCTTATTTTATGTATTTAAACCCGCAGATCGTAATTGTACATCACCTAATCAACGAAACATCACGAGTTAATCCGATACAGGTATAAGTGATATAGTTATAAGTATGCGAGTATTAATTTTTACAAATgtatatatattaattattatttttgtatcAGATGATATGGATGTTGATGAAGCTTTGGAGGATGCAGTAATATCATATGTTAACATGGATGCCAGAGAAAATGGTGCATTATCACGTCGTCCTCAAGGTATGTTCGTAAAAATTTTGCTTCAAATAAATGTAGCCTTTGCTCATGTGACGTAAAATTTAAAATCATGcaatattaaaatataataattgaGGCATCTTgcatatattttttatttgtattttagATTTTAGATAATATTTAGTAATCAATATCAAACTCCTGCCTGTAGAATCAGGACATGCTTTTCGAGCAAAGCACAATATTGCTcgaaatttcaaaaataatatGATGATGGCAAAATCCCGATTGCCTCATCCATTTACCTATAGACACTGCAATGCAAGATTGTTTCATCATGAATCACGTGACACGTGTTGTAATGGTGGAAAGGTATCATTCTCACGAGTTGATACTCCTATAGAATTGCAACAATTATTTTTGGATGGTTCAGCTGAAGGAAAATATTTTAGGCAACATATTCGAAGTTATAACCATGTGCTTTCATTCACTTCAATTGGTGTTCATGTTGATGAGAATATTCTTGCATCTGGTCGTGGTATATACACATTTCGTGCTCAAGGTGCTTTTTACCATAACATAGGAGGTTTCTATCCAAATGAGGGTGTCAGACCGCGTTTCTTACAACTATACATCTACGACACCGATAATGAGCTACATAATAGAATGCAGGAATATCCATAACTGCACCAAAATGTAGTTCACAAATTACAGAAAATGCTCCATCAGTTTAATCCTTTTGTAATTAGGTTCAAGCAACTTTCAATACTTCCAAATATCAGTGAATGTAGCCTCATACTTAAAGAGCGTCCACGTAATCACCATCAATACAATCTTCCAACTGCTGAACAAGTTGCGACAATTATTGTTGGATGTGATGCAGATTCTAT from Lathyrus oleraceus cultivar Zhongwan6 chromosome 7, CAAS_Psat_ZW6_1.0, whole genome shotgun sequence encodes the following:
- the LOC127104384 gene encoding uncharacterized protein LOC127104384; the encoded protein is MTFPRSHFQGTHDSEADPSRITHVNDVALDDMDVDEALEDAVISYVNMDARENGALSRRPQESGHAFRAKHNIARNFKNNMMMAKSRLPHPFTYRHCNARLFHHESRDTCCNGGKVSFSRVDTPIELQQLFLDGSAEGKYFRQHIRSYNHVLSFTSIGVHVDENILASGRGIYTFRAQGAFYHNIGGFYPNEGVRPRFLQLYIYDTDNELHNRMQEYP